A single genomic interval of Alphaproteobacteria bacterium harbors:
- a CDS encoding glycosyltransferase family 2 protein, protein MNKSESGVSFVVPVYNKATYLPEVLLAIQNQRGDFEREFIFIDDGSTDESLTLLKKLTSKWKHVRIIEQKNHGSSHATNQGIMAARLSYIKFVDADDLLGEYATKTLLNGLEQNPQACLAYGDVQRYKDRNDIDLSFYTDQPEIHQIHNPLKAALKNSLFNPTQFLARTTACQKVGGCDERIRYSQEYTLTIRLALEGDFVKVHMPMAYLPEEVTGRLSNNVGRQLQRVTMACANFMRDHPQVPREIKKFVCHRAAGRSWKYLHRHHGESHFSKWFYYSIASYFVPDRKTVSFLENCAQAFDKAEQNVHI, encoded by the coding sequence ATGAACAAATCTGAGTCTGGTGTATCTTTCGTTGTACCCGTTTACAATAAGGCCACTTATCTGCCCGAAGTCCTTCTGGCTATACAGAACCAACGGGGAGATTTTGAGCGTGAATTTATTTTTATAGATGATGGGTCGACCGATGAGTCATTAACTTTATTGAAAAAGCTGACGTCTAAATGGAAGCACGTTCGGATCATTGAACAAAAAAATCATGGATCATCCCATGCGACCAATCAAGGAATCATGGCGGCGCGGTTGTCTTACATCAAATTTGTGGATGCAGATGACTTGTTGGGTGAGTACGCAACAAAGACGCTTTTGAACGGACTAGAACAAAACCCTCAAGCATGCCTCGCCTATGGGGACGTTCAGCGGTACAAAGATCGCAATGATATTGACTTAAGTTTTTACACTGATCAGCCAGAGATTCATCAGATCCATAACCCCTTGAAGGCGGCTCTTAAAAATAGCCTTTTCAATCCCACACAGTTTTTAGCCAGAACCACAGCTTGTCAGAAAGTAGGCGGCTGTGACGAACGAATCAGATATTCTCAGGAGTACACTCTGACCATACGGCTTGCCCTTGAAGGAGACTTTGTTAAAGTTCATATGCCTATGGCCTATCTTCCCGAGGAAGTAACGGGGCGTCTTTCCAATAATGTTGGCCGACAGCTACAGCGTGTCACCATGGCGTGTGCAAATTTTATGAGGGACCATCCACAGGTCCCTCGGGAAATAAAAAAGTTTGTGTGTCATCGTGCAGCAGGACGTTCGTGGAAATACCTGCATCGCCATCACGGAGAGAGTCATTTCTCCAAGTGGTTTTATTATAGTATCGCTTCTTACTTTGTTCCGGATAGGAAAACGGTTTCCTTCCTGGAGAATTGCGCGCAAGCATTTGATAAAGCAGAACAAAATGTCCATATATAG